Part of the Nicotiana sylvestris chromosome 2, ASM39365v2, whole genome shotgun sequence genome, TATAATGTAGTTTTATGTAGATTATTTAAAGTTGACTTGCTGTTTATATGCCAACTATTTTTTGTTGCAGCACATTGATGTTTTAATGTCTTACTTGAGGAAAAGAGGCAAGTATGGCCCCAATAACAAGACCAGGTTTACCACCGCAGATTGTTTGTTCAAGACCAGGATAGAACAAATTTATGAAAAGTTCATAAATTCACCTCCACAAAAGAAGTATTCGGTTGTTAAACTCCAAGATGTTGTTGCAGAATATATTTTGGGGTATAGACTACTTGCCAATGTTGCATGGGATGAAGTTGACTATGTCATCATGCCCGTCAATATTGTAGAAAATTCCATTGGGTGTTGGTCGTTTTCGACATTGCAGATATGCAACTTTATGCGTATGATTCCATGGTCTCTTCATGCAACCATAAAGTTGTTGAATCCTGTGTCAAAAAAATTTCTGTTATTATCCCTTTGTATTTGTCATGCACTGGTTTATATGGAAAGCGTAAAGACATTAACTTCAAGAATACAAAGGTATACATCAAGAAACTTGTTACCGACCCTATTAATATCCAGTGGAACGTTGGAGAGATTCCACAGAAAAAAGAAGGGTCACTGTAAAaatctattctttctttctatgcatttaattctttttttatttctaatcatttggtaaatatttaaaaaaaattgtgttctgcagcgattgtggtgtatttgttgCTGCCTTTGTGGAGTATTTTAGCCTTGGAGATTTGTCAATTCCCATAGAAGACCTTTCTGATATTGACCAACATCGTAGACGCTATGGAGCGCTCCTATGGGACTATGCTACAAAAAAACAGGAAGATGGGTCAATCAGTGAAAGTGAGGTTACATGCATACTAGCAAGGAGGAAAGGTGCACCTGCATTGAATGAAAAAACAAGAGTCCAGAGAAAGAAGAAGTAGTGTCATGTATATGCAATTTAGTTAATGCTAGTTTGTAGGAGAAGTATAGTACACAACTTTCTGAACAATTCATTTGTGTTTTTATTGTAGCAGACCTTTTGTTTTGTTAATTTCTATCCAGTTTAGCAGTTCACTTGAAAATAACTTGGTAGTTTTATCTCCAGATGTTTAATATTTACAGCACTTTTTCTTCATTATCTTAAACGTAGTTATTATGTTGTTAaaatacaaaatatctacaaaaaaACTTCAAATTATCTACAATCTGGAAACACTGAATGTTGagattgtatataattttatcgTTGAATAAGTATATAATTTGTAGGGAATACCTCCATTTGTATTTAATTTCTGTATATAACTGTCAgttcaagttaaattaattttttttaacttgtagTTATATTGTAGATAATAAATATTAACTGCTATGTACAGAATGTCAAAAATGGAGGTAGATGCTTGACACAATACAGAAAAACATGTTAAGAAACATAGAAACAAATTGAAATTAACTACATTATAATCTTTAAAAACTCAAACGATTAGACACAAAATTCTGTTAACTTGAACAAACTAACAATTATTTTGAAATACTATTCTAACTACATgatatttctttctttttggatGCATTTttgcaagatcttttgttatgcccttcaccTCCACAATTGCCATATGACACCTTGTACTTCTTTGGCTTTAGTTCATCATATGTTTTGTATCTTTCCTTTTGAGGTCTTCCTGGCTGCCTTTTCTCTCCCGTAGGTGGATTTACTACTTCATCAGATATATGTTGTGGCACATTCCATTTGCTTTCATCAGGAAGGGGATTTACTGGTATTTCATATGTAGGCAGTAGGCTCTCCTTTGTGTAATACGGAGAGCAATAGTTTTCATAAGTTTCATTCTTGTGCCTTAAAGCTGCCAAAGCATGCGCACATGGAAGTTCATCAAGTTAGAACTGGCCACAACTACATTTCTTGCTTTCAAGACACACAATGTACCGGTTCACACCATCTATCACAGTATGGATATGATATTttgaagccctcacctacaattatataacaaacagaaagaaaaatatttacaattataaaaatagattatctataatttatctacaacttatctacaaattatctacaatctACAAATTAACGACAATTtgtctacaatttatctataatctggAAATATTgtatattaaaatattatttttctgcACCAAATAAACAGATCTTACCCTAAGTTTCTGAGATAATGTACTGTTTTTCTCCAATTCTTTGTTGAATTTATACCAAGGAATGTAAAAGTACCCTTTGCCTTCAATAACTTCTCTTTCGTCCAACGTTCAAGAAGTGTCCTCATATACTCTAATAGGTCAAATATTGGCAGCTCTTTTGCATCTTTTGTTACAGCATTCAACGACTCTGCAATGTTTGATGTCATAGTCCAAGTTCTATTCACCGTTGCATGTACTCTTGaccatctatgatagccaatatcaTAGAGGTATGATTTAACACGCGGGTCTatctcttcaatctttgacatcttTTCATTAAATTCATCTAGAGTGTATGACTGTGCTGTAGCAAAGTACAATTCATTTAATTGTAGATGACCCTTCTTGAACTTTGCccttatatttgtccaaatatgccaAATGCAAGAGTAGTGTGGCACGTCCGAATAGACAATTGATGTTGCCTTCAGAATACTCTCATTCCTATATGAAACAACACACATTGAAGTTATTTCACCATATGCTTGCTTGAATTGCTCAAAAAAACACTTTCACAATGCGTCGTTTTCCGAATCAACCACAGCATATGCCAAAGGCAATATTGTACCTACATTAttagtaaaaaaaataattaactggCAGCTTTGAAAATGCATATAAAAACACAAATACATATAAACTACAATATATTTACAAAGTATCTACAATTTATAAACTGTCTACAAAATAGCTACCAAATAATTACAATTTTACCTGTTGCATCCATTGTGCTTGCTGTCAGCATATCCCCCTGTAGGCTGTCTTTAAGAATGTCCCATCAACCACTACTACTGGTCTACAATATTCCCAACCACTTATTGAtgtacaaagagcaacaaatgcatATAAGAAGCATTCATCTATTGTCTTCTTCAATTTAACAACTGAACCAGGATGCGTCttctcaagaatataaaaatattttggtaatttgtTGTAGGATTCAGTCGGATGacctctcaaaaactgtaaagccttttcctttgctctccatgcttgcatgtagcttaggTTCACTCCGTGTTGGGACAACATGGCAGTTTGTATATCCTTTGGTGCGTAAATTGTCTTAGAATCACAATACTTTGGCATGACCATGCTACCAACTACAACTGCAGTACATTTGCGTTGTATGAATGTGTGAGACCCCATGtgtttttttctcttctcttacgTAATATACGTAACGTGGCGTggttatattatgtatatatgaTGGGGTATAGCACATTGGGAGAATAAGACTAAAAATGTGTGGTAATATCAAGGAACTAACTAAAGCTTTAGGTCAAAGGAATCCTTTAAACAAAGGTTCGTGGTTAAAGAAATGGCTCGGGTAGCACCCCGCGCGTTCGGAAGGTTTAAGTTAACTTGCACCTGTGGGATAAGACTAAGAGTGTCTAATATGCTAAGAATAGTGTATTATGAGGTATTATAATATCACAGGGGTCACATTTTAAGTTTTGGAGTCAAGCAAGTTGCGAAATAAAGGTTGACAAAGGTTATCGTAAATTTCTCTAATAATTTTTCTAAACTTTGGGTCAAATATATCAGATCATTTCTCCCGATATATAATGAGTTATGGGACCCGTAACCTATTAAATTGAAGGTCTACAAGTCTAGTTTACAACCAAAAACACCTCACATCAAACGGACATTGAAGTAAGAAGTTATGACTGTTTTACCCCGAACTATCCATGCTGAAATCGGGTCGCGAACCGAGTCGGGTCAAACAAGTGGTATAAGTCGGAAAATCCGACTTGTAAGACCCCAAAACATTTAATTTTCGTCCCAAAATAGTGAGGGAGCTGAATAGAGGGTTCCatggtgttcttgagtgattaaggTACGTTTTTAACGATTTTTACCGTTAAAGTTTGTCCTCGTGCCTAGAAACTCAATCTCTACGCTTTGCAATCGTTTCCCCCTTCTATTAGCTGTGTTTGGAGCTATTTTTGGAAGATAGGAATTTGTTGTTTTTTCTGGTTCTTTAGGATTTATACTTGATTTTCCAAGGTAATTATCTTGGTACTCTTTTATGATCGTTTTTACAAAGTTCTACGGACGTTTTGTCAAATTAGGGCCATATGGCAAATCTGCCGATTTAAACTCAATTATAAACTGTTTATAGGTGCGTATAAGCTGCATATATATAGTTTTTGCTAAGCTTAGGATGTAAGGAACAACTTTCGTGAAGGAAGTACAGGCATTCGGACGTTCGTtggaaaggtatgttaaggctaagctctgtcctTCCTTTTTGCACGAAATTCTTGGAAATTCTTAAGACGTCAAATGCgatattttactattctattgctagaaagaccttctgtgaaaggcattgggatcgtAGCTGAAGAATTTCATGATGCTATTAGGTTGATATTCCACTCGTTCGGTTAATTAGGGTATTCGACatctatatatgtcattttgtcgGTTTTCTTATCCATATGTCTatatatatgaattcttattcgtcTTTGGGTTGTGTGACTAAACAAAATAAAGGCATTTAGTATTTACGATCAATCCTTCTTCCTTGTTaaagtatattttaaaatctctaaagtgacacatcgatttccaaaaatctcaaatataaattttacgtTTAAACTATTAAAACACTTGATTTTTTATATACTTTCCTTTTCTAATTATCAAGA contains:
- the LOC138882864 gene encoding uncharacterized protein; this translates as MDATGTILPLAYAVVDSENDALNESILKATSIVYSDVPHYSCIWHIWTNIRAKFKKGHLQLNELYFATAQSYTLDEFNEKMSKIEEIDPRVKSYLYDIGYHRWSRVHATVNRTWTMTSNIAESLNAVTKDAKELPIFDLLEYMRTLLERWTKEKLLKAKGTFTFLGINSTKNWRKTVRASKYHIHTVIDGVNRYIVCLESKKSLRHKNETYENYCSPYYTKESLLPTYEIPVNPLPDESKWNVPQHISDEVVNPPTGEKRQPGRPQKERYKTYDELKPKKYKVSYGNCGGEGHNKRSCKNASKKKEISCS